The Larimichthys crocea isolate SSNF chromosome XI, L_crocea_2.0, whole genome shotgun sequence genome has a segment encoding these proteins:
- the ppil6 gene encoding putative inactive peptidyl-prolyl cis-trans isomerase-like 6 encodes MDSKIHLEIVGLIKDHNFHVANSIAKGLKQKFPESFLDPKIQPLLEFDWHTYLCNKKRELRGEVWQYSSSLMCFLNGLLLGNEKDLASWAKNQWSFTFTRPQAFYMALTEDYYTKHLQETGHQFVYMEIEVAGEAVGRLMFELFSDVCPKTSENFKALCTGERGLSQGGFPLCYKGSVFHRVVPDGWVQGGDISPERKGNGGESIYGPTFEDESFAVSHNKRGILAMANKGPHSNGSQFYITLQPTPWMDRTYVAFGQVVEGVDVLRRLEETLTCNERPKYDCKVTDCGVFKF; translated from the exons atGGACTCTAAAATACACCTAGAAATTGTAGGTTTGATTAAAGACCATAACTTTCATGTTGCCAATAGTATCgccaag GGACTAAAACAAAAGTTTCCCGAGTCATTTCTGGACCCAAAAATTCAACCTCTGCTCGAATTTGACTGGCACACATATCTGTGCAACAAGAAAAGG GAGCTGCGTGGTGAAGTGTGGCAGTACTCCAGCAGCCTGATGTGCTTTCTGAACGGTCTTCTCCTCGGTAATGAGAAGGATCTTGCCAGCTGGGCCAAGAATCAGTGGAGCTTCACATTCACTCGACCGCAGGCTTTCTATATGGCCCTGACTGAGGATTACTACACCAAACACCTCCAGGAAACTGGG CACCAGTTTGTCTACATGGAAATTGAGGTAGCGGGAGAGGCAGTGGGGAGGTTAATGTTTGAG tTGTTCTCAGATGTTTGTCCAAAGACATCAGAGAACTTCAAGGCTCTGTGCACAGGAGAGCGAGGTCTGTCACAGGGCGGCTTCCCACTCTGCTACAAGGGCTCTGTGTTTCATCGTGTGGTGCCCGATGGCTGGGTACAAGGTGGAG ATATTTCTCCAGAAAGAAAAGGTAATGGAGGGGAGTCAATCTATGGACCAACTTTTGAAg ATGAGAGCTTTGCTGTGTCCCACAATAAACGTGGCATTCTAGCGATGGCCAACAAGGGTCCCCACAGCAACGGATCCCAGTTCTACATCACCCTGCAACCAACACCCTGGATGGACAGGACCTATGTTGCCTTTGG TCAAGTGGTCGAGGGTGTTGACGTCCTCAGGAGATTAGAAGAGACTCTGACTTGCAATGAAAGACCTAAGTATGACTGTAAAGTTACAGATTGTGGAGTGTTTAAATTTTAG
- the gen1 gene encoding flap endonuclease GEN homolog 1 gives MGVHDLWSIVEPVRESVPLYSLSGKTLAVDLSLWVCEAQHVQAMMGRVTKPHLRNLFFRVSSLTLMGVKLVFVMEGEAPKLKAETMSKRTEARYGGFKKAAAPKSAANTSRGRFKAVLRECADMLDYLGVPWVTAAGEAEAMCAYLDSQGLVDGCITNDGDAFLYGARTVYRNFNMNSKDPQVDCYRTSRVQTELQLSRENLVGLAIFLGCDYIPKGIPGVGREQALRLIQTLKGQTLLQRFIQWKVENAGVLEGVVKKVAHCNVCRHPGSAKAHERGGCVLCDSKRFCQPQDFDYQCPCDWHRYEQTRQAMSFEANIRKKTLASQQFPFTEIINEFLISKDKPVSHFKSRQPNMLLMQKFASDKMEWPKHYTSEKLLVLMTYTELMNRKYGREMSSQIKPLRILKPRVRNAIACFEIIWSTPEHYVFPEDRPAEDQHEVRTVEEESLVRVAYPEMVESYLRDKALAEENKTKKRKPKSKKEKPCEISDGISDLLAQMTLQSSSNTQQQTLLPTISTTEKLEVVVLDTPVNHKQCESKEDNSSAGDCPSTPLSRAESEATASPSVSVVIEALHLSDIDWDALSFTSSPTPQSAANHTAEPKTTDSEAKEKEGTTTKRKTSSDVKETDPRSAPEFTECPLRDRVLMRNTAKAMNQMEIRNDAVSKQLTYEFKHTSSHNSNSKPTSQIPRLSSTDTKLSGNESAVNKKEPLADKRQHATNKTETETRCSKQQLRPQSKTKDKCNGSQKPPQKYKFVRTAISSSAAPPQRYHSDPGQSNKDKKLPQTTKKSVCMIIGSSSEESDTENQQSRPQRKTQIKSVNKNKASSLSDVPLKPVSGSKTTKPTAHNVQSLRLKPQSRSVNTEIKSIPVSTKSTHRDVSPANVDDVFLQTPASPAAVLDSDDSVICSESPLPLAERLRLKFLKS, from the exons ATGGGTGTTCACGATTTGTGGTCTATCGTGGAGCCGGTTCGTGAGTCGGTGCCGCTGTACAGTCTGAGCGGAAAGACGCTGGCTGTTGATCTGAGTTTATGGGTATGCGAGGCCCAGCACGTCCAAGCAATGATGGGGAGAGTTACCAAACCCCACCTGAG GAATCTGTTTTTCAGGGTGTCATCCCTCACCCTCATGGGGGTGAAGCTCGTCTTTGTGATGGAAGGAGAAGCCCCTAAACTTAAAGCAGAAACCATGAGCAAGAGGACAGAGGCAAGATATGGAGGATTCAAAAAGGCAGCTGCTCCAAAGTCTGCAGCAAacaccagcagagggcgctTTAAAGCTGTGCTGAGAGAG TGTGCAGACATGTTGGACTATCTGGGTGTGCCGTGGGTGACTGCAGCCGGGGAGGCTGAGGCCATGTGTGCCTACCTGGACTCACAGGGCCTGGTGGACGGCTGCATCACTAATGATGGAGACGCATTCCTGTATGGAGCCCGGACGGTCTACAGGAACTTCAACATGAACAGTAAA GACCCTCAGGTGGACTGTTACAGGACCTCCAGGGTACAAACAGAGTTACAGCTCTCCAGAGAGAATCTTGTCGGTCTGGCCATCTTTCTTGGCTGTGATTATATTCCTAAG GGCATACCAGGCGTTGGTAGAGAGCAAGCTCTGAGGCTTATACAGACGCTGAAAGGACAAACACTTCTGCAGAG GTTCATCCAGTGGAAGGTGGAGAATGCAGGCGTGCTTGAGGGAGTGGTGAAGAAGGTTGCTCACTGCAACGTATGTCGACATCCTG GCTCAGCGAAGGCACATGAGCGCGGTGGCTGTGTGCTTTGTGACAGTAAACGTTTCTGTCAGCCTCAGGACTTCGACTACCAGTGTCCCTGTGACTGGCACCGCTATGAACAGACGCGCCAGGCCATGTCTTTTGAGGCTAACATCAGGAA aaaaacactgGCAAGCCAACAGTTCCCCTTTACAGAG ATCATTAATGAGTTCCTGATTTCGAAGGATAAGCCTGTGTCACATTTCAAGAGCAGGCAACCAAACATGCTGTTGATGCAG AAATTTGCCTCTGATAAGATGGAGTGGCCGAAGCACTACACGAGTGAAAAGCTTTTAGTCTTGATGACCTACACAGAGctgatgaacagaaaatatgGAAGAGAGATGTCCTCTCAAATCAAGCCCCTCAG AATATTGAAACCAAGGGTGAGGAACGCCATCGCTTGCTTTGAAATCATCTGGAGCACACCAG AACATTATGTGTTTCCTGAGGATCGGCCTGCAGAGGATCAACATGAGGTGAGGACTGTGGAGGAAGAGTCTCTCGTCCGTGTGGCCTACCCAGAGATGGTGGAGAGCTACCTGAGAGACAAAGCTCTGGCTGAAGAGAACAAGACCAAGA AGAGGAAACCAAAGAGTAAAAAGGAGAAGCCATGTGAAATCTCTGATGGCATTTCAGACCTCTTGGCCCAGATGACCCTTCAGAGTTCCTCTAACACTCAGCAGCAGACTCTTCTCCCTACTATTTCAACCACAGAGAAACTGGAAGTAGTGGTTTTGGACACTCCAGTGAACCATAAACAGTGCGAGTCAAAAGAGGACAACAGCAGTGCTGGTGATTGCCCGAGTACTCCTCTGTCTCGTGCAGAATCAGAGGCTACTGCTTCaccttctgtctctgttgtcaTCGAGGCTCTACACCTGAGTGACATCGACTGGGATGCTTTGTCCTTCACATCCTCTCCAACTCCACAGTCAGCTGCAAACCACACCGCTGAGCCCAAAACCACAGACAGTGAGGCAAAGGAAAAAGAGGGCACAACCACCAAGCGGAAAACCTCAAGCGACGTCAAAGAAACAGACCCCAGATCTGCTCCAGAGTTCACAGAGTGCCCTCTAAGAGACAGAGTGCTCATGAGGAACACGGCTAAAGCTATGAACCAGATGGAGATACGCAATGACGCAGTCTCAAAACAACTAACCTATGAGTTCAAACACACTTCTTCTCATAACTCAAACTCAAAACCAACTAGTCAGATCCCCAGGTTAAGTAGCACTGACACTAAACTGTCAGGAAATGAATCTGCTGTTAACAAAAAAGAACCGCTCGCTGACAAAAGGCAGCatgcaacaaataaaacagaaacagaaacccGCTGTtcaaaacagcagctgaggcCTCAGAGTAAGACAAAGGACAAATGTAATGGCTCCCAAAAGCCTCCTCAGAAATATAAATTTGTCAGAACAGCCATTTCATCGTCAGCTGCCCCACCACAGAGGTACCACTCCGACCCAGGTCAAAGCAATAAGGACAAAAAACTGCCGCAGACCACCaagaagagtgtgtgtatgatcATAGGTTCATCCAGCGAGGAAAGCGACACAGAGAACCAGCAGTCCCGACCTCAAAGAAAAACTCAAATCAAGTCCGTAAACAAGAACAAGGCCAGCTCCCTTTCAGACGTCCCACTGAAACCTGTTTCTGGATCTAAAACGACCAAACCGACAGCTCATAATGTTCAGTCATTACGACTAAAACCTCAGAGCCGCAGTGTAAATACGGAGATAAAAAGCATACCTGTATCAACTAAAAGCACACACCGGGACGTCTCACCAGCTAATGTGGACGACGTGTTCCTTCAGACTCCAGCATCACCTGCCGCTGTGTTAGATAGTGACGATTCAGTCATTTGTAGCGAGAGTCCACTGCCACTGGCAGAGAGACTGAGATTGAAGTTCCTGAAGTCATGA
- the msgn1 gene encoding mesogenin-1, which produces MDLEDVTAKMLSEWKSHESTFGEDQDSLQSTSPQSSMDSMCSSPEMCYSSGHQEIGDFSFTGFAGRRTTPTSQRMSKPKMSTKRRMKASEREKMRMRSLAEALHQLRDYLPPDYSKRGQPLTKIQTLKYTIEYINKLSDILGHA; this is translated from the coding sequence ATGGACCTGGAGGATGTTACTGCTAAAATGCTGTCAGAGTGGAAAAGCCATGAGAGTACTTTTGGCGAGGATCAGGACTCACTTCAGTCCACTTCACCGCAGTCCTCCATGGACTCCATGTGCTCCTCGCCGGAGATGTGCTACTCCAGCGGGCATCAGGAGATTGGTGACTTCTCTTTCACGGGCTTCGCAGGACGTAGGACCACTCCGACATCGCAGAGGATGAGCAAGCCCAAGATGTCCACCAAAAGACGCATGAAGGCCAGCGAGAGGGAGAAGATGCGGATGAGGAGTCTTGCAGAGGCTTTACACCAGCTCCGTGACTACCTGCCGCCGGACTACAGCAAGAGAGGACAACCCCTGACCAAGATACAAACCCTCAAATACACAATTGAGTACATCAACAAGCTCTCAGACATCCTGGGCCACGCGTAA